The sequence TCGCGACCTCCTCGCTGCCCTTCCCGGTGAACAGGATGAACGGCAGGTCCGGGTACTCCTCGCGGACCTGGTCCAACAGCTCCAGCCCGTTCGTCCCGGGCATATTCAGGTCGCTCACGACACAGTCGGTCGTCTCGTCGATCATCGTCAACGCGTCCTGCGCACTCGTGGCGGTGAGCAGCTCGCAGTCGTCCAGCTCCTTTTCGAGCCGGATCGACGTTAGCTCGGCGAAATCCGGTTCGTCATCCGCGTGGATGACGGTGATCCGCCCCGAGTCGAGGTATGCCATCCTATATGCGTTGGCTAGCCGGAATCAATATAATACCGGCGGCCCCGCGGGACGGACGCGGCCGCCGGCCGGAACTGTAAGTAGTCAGCGGGCGCGTCGGTCGAGTATGTCCGCAGACACACCGCCGGAACCGCCGGGGTACCCGGTCGTGGGGCACTCGCTCCGCTGGATGCGCGATCCGTTCAGTGTCGGCTCGTGGGCCCAGGACGCCGTCGGCGGCGTCGCCAGCATCCGATTGTTGAACACGGACCTCGTCGTCGTCACCGACCCGGACGCGATCGGCGAGGTGCTCGTAGAGAAGCGCGACCGGATACCCAAATCCGACCAGTACACCGTCGCGTTCGGTGACGGCCTCGCGTCGGTGTCCGGGGAGGAGTGGAAGCGCCAGCGCGACGCGATCTCGACGTTCTTCAGGCCGAGCCGGATCGACGGCTACGACGACGCGATCGTGTCGCTGACCGAATCGCGGTCGGACGGCTGGACCGACGGCGAGGGGGTCCCCGTGTTCGATGAGATGAAGTCGTTGACGCTCGAGGTCCTCTTCGAGACCCTCTTCGATCACCCGATCGACCCCGACGGCGCGGACGCGGACCTCCGGCGGGCGGTAGACGACCTCGATCAGTGGTTCAAGCCCACCTCGTGGGTGCTGCCCGAGTGGGTTCCGACGCCCGCACGCCGGCGGTTCCGGACCGCCTCGGCGCGCATCGACGACATCGCGGCGGAGTTGTTGCGGGACGCGGCGCCGGACGGCGACGGGATGTTGGCGACGCTGCGACGGCTCAGCAACCGGGGCGACGCCGGTCTCACCGAGTCGGAGATCCGGAGCCAGTTGCGGACGTTCCTGTTTGCCGGCCACGAGACCACCGCCAGCACCCTCTCGTTCGCGCTCCACCTGCTGGGCGAGCATCCCGACGTCGCGTCGCGGCTGCACGCCGAACTCGACGCGGTCCTGGACGGGGCGCCGCCGCGCGCCCACCACCTCGATTCGCTCCGGGTCACGGACAACGTCGTCCGCGAGACGCTCCGTCTGTACCCGCCGCCGTTCAGGATCCCCCGGATGGCGGCCGCAGACGTCGAGGTCGGCGGCTACACCGTCGAGGCCGGCACCGACATCCTCGTGTTTACCGCCGTTCCCCACCGCGACGAACGGTTCTGGGACGCACCGACGGAGTTCCGGCCCTCGCGATGGGACGACCTCGACCCCGAGGAGTTGGGCTACCGCTACCTCCCGTTCGGCGCGGGGCCCCGGGCCTGCATCGGCAAGCGGATGGCGCTCCTGGAGACGCGGCTCGTGCTCGCCAGCCTCTGTCGGGCCTACCGGTTCGAGCCGGACTCCGACCTGCGCCTCTCCGCACGCGTGGCGGCGACGCCCGAGGGGAGGCTCCCGATGACCGTCAGGCGGCGGTGAGCGTGCCGGGGTGTAGCCCGGTCCGTGTGTCGGCCCAGGAGCCGACCGGGGCGGTCACACGAACTCCTTGAGTTTCCGCACCGCGAGCCCCGGGAGCAGCGGAACCACTTCCGGAAAGGTCAATCCCAGTTGCTCGAAGAACGTCCGGCTGTCCCAGTAATCCCGCCAGGCGGTGATGCCGTCGGGGGAGACATCGATCACGACCATCGTGGGAACGACGACCGAGTTCCCGGTCGGCGGGATCCCGTCGAGCGTGCCTCGGTGTGTTCCGACGTATGCGCCCTCGATTGCCGTCGGTCCGTCGGCTGGGGAAACGACGCGGTCGACGTCGAGGTGGAGGTCGGGCGCAGCCTCGAAGAGGTCCGAGAAATACGCCCGGAGTTCGGCCCCGCTCACCCCCTCGGTGACGAACGGATCGGTGAACGTCCCCCCATCGACGAACTCGGCGACCAGACCGTCGGTATCCTGCCGGTTGAGCGCTTCGAGCGCTGCCTCGATGTGAGGGTCCACATCCGCGTTCATCGTCCCCATATGCTCGTGTGCGTATTTAAAAGGCACCGCCGCTGTCGCGGCCGGGAGGTTGGAGCACCTGCGGTCCGACTCTCGGCACTGTGCGATGTCACGTGGCGGCCGTCCCGGCCCGCCACACCGGATCGATCCGGGCGAGCGCCGGGGACGCTGGCGTGATGCGGTCACCCGGGTTCCGGCGCCCGCCACGCCAGGACGATCCCGGCGACCGCCAGCGCGCCGGCGACGAGGAAGGCGGCGTCGAGCCCCGCGGCGTCGACGACGGCGCCGCCCGCGATCGGCGAGACGAACGCGCCGGCCAGCCCGACGCTGGTCTGGAACGCTACCGCCGTGGCCGCCACGTTGGTCTCGACGAGTTCCCGGACGTACGTAAAGGAGAGCCCGAGCGTGAGCTGGATCGCAAACCCCGCACAGAACAGCGCGCCGACCAGCACCGGCACCGACTCCAGCCGGGTGAAGGCCAACACCAGCGGCGCCGCAACCGCGAACGACCCGAGCAGCACGGGCTGGCGT comes from Halobellus ruber and encodes:
- a CDS encoding cytochrome P450, with the translated sequence MSADTPPEPPGYPVVGHSLRWMRDPFSVGSWAQDAVGGVASIRLLNTDLVVVTDPDAIGEVLVEKRDRIPKSDQYTVAFGDGLASVSGEEWKRQRDAISTFFRPSRIDGYDDAIVSLTESRSDGWTDGEGVPVFDEMKSLTLEVLFETLFDHPIDPDGADADLRRAVDDLDQWFKPTSWVLPEWVPTPARRRFRTASARIDDIAAELLRDAAPDGDGMLATLRRLSNRGDAGLTESEIRSQLRTFLFAGHETTASTLSFALHLLGEHPDVASRLHAELDAVLDGAPPRAHHLDSLRVTDNVVRETLRLYPPPFRIPRMAAADVEVGGYTVEAGTDILVFTAVPHRDERFWDAPTEFRPSRWDDLDPEELGYRYLPFGAGPRACIGKRMALLETRLVLASLCRAYRFEPDSDLRLSARVAATPEGRLPMTVRRR
- a CDS encoding ester cyclase; protein product: MNADVDPHIEAALEALNRQDTDGLVAEFVDGGTFTDPFVTEGVSGAELRAYFSDLFEAAPDLHLDVDRVVSPADGPTAIEGAYVGTHRGTLDGIPPTGNSVVVPTMVVIDVSPDGITAWRDYWDSRTFFEQLGLTFPEVVPLLPGLAVRKLKEFV